The Abditibacteriota bacterium region TGAACCTGTCCCGTTCCCTCACAGAGGAGGACGCCAGAGAGCTGACGGAGAACGTGGGCATCAGGGCTGAGATCGACTTCCGCAGCCCTTACACGGAGCTGAAGCTGAAGGACGACGACCCCACCAACGACATAACTACCACGCCTTTGGGAGAAGGGGTGCTCTACACCAACAAGCCCATACTGGGCATAGAGCCCGACGGCACGGGCAGAGACCTCCACGTGGAGGCCTTCCGGCAGCTGCTCTCCAACCTGAAGAACGGACTGCCCACCTATCTCCACTGCGTGGCGGGGGCCGACAGGACCGGCTGCTTTTTCATGCTCATAGAGGGCATACTGGGGGTGGGGGAAAACGACCTGATGAAGGACGTGGAGCTCACCACCTTCAGCGCCTGGGGCGGCCGGTACAGGACTGGAGGGCACTTTATAAAGGCCCTGCAGTGCGCCAAGGAGTCTCCCGGAGCCACCCTGAAGGACAAGTGGATCAACTATGCCAAAGCCGGCGGCATCACCGATGAGGAGATAGACGAGTTCACCGCCATCATGCTGGATTAAGCGAGCGCCTTTTGCGGGCGCTCTGCGCCCGCAAAAGGCAAACTAAAATAAGTGCGGCGGCAGGCGCAGAGCGCCTGCCGCCGCGTTCGTTACGTACAGAGTGGCGCGCTCCGGGACAGAACGGGCCGCCGCAACAAAAAAACCGCCGGAATGTCCGGCGGCATTTTTTTCGGAACGGGAAGCGGGGGCCCCCGGAGGCGAAAAAAAGTTTGATTTTTCCCAATAAAAAATTGACTGTGATCGGTTTTTCTGCTATAATAAACCTATCGGCATACTATGCAGATAGGCTGGAGCCTGCCGTAAAAGCAGGCGCCGGACAGATACGGGCAAAGCGCCGGACGCCGTGTCCGGCGAAGACTGATCATTACAGGCAGGTCATACTATGGAGACAAACAATACACTACGGGGGACCTCGGCTTTTCACGTTGAGATCATCCCCCCAAAGCAGGACTCTGTGAAGCTGGAGGATGATCTCCGGCTGTTCGCCGCGAAGTTTGAGAGGGTCATGGCCAGCGGGTTTACCGCTTCCATCACCGACAACGCCATGGGGCTCCTGGCTTTTCAGGGGCATGAAACTATCGAGGAGTTAGGGCTGGAACCGCGCCCCGGCCAGGTGCTCATACATCTGAACACGTTTCACACAAAAGAAACGCTGGACGAAATACTGGAAACCTGCCTGCGGCTGGGTATTGGTTCTGTTCTTGCCATCAGCGGCGACGGCTCCCCCAGGCTTCCGAAGCTGAAGCCGGAGGACGTGGAAGCCCGGGGGACGGAAGCCGTCACCTCAGTGGAACTGATACGGTATATCCGCAGGCATTACCCTTCGTTTACGGTGGGAGCGGCCTTCAATCCCTACGAGCCGGAGGAGCACGAGTTTGACAAGCTGGACCGCAAGCTGGAGGCTGGCGCCTCCTTCGTCATCACCCAGCCCATCATCGGGAAAAACGCCGTGGTGGACAGAGTATTGGCCAATTATCCGGAACTGCCGGTGACCGTGGAAGCCTGGATGTCCAAAAAGCTGTATCTGCTGTCGGACGTGGTGGGCTATCCCATCCCCGAGGACGCGGTGTTCGATCCCATCGATACTCTGAGACAGCTGAGGGAGATATACCCGTCCTGCGGGTCTTATCTGTCTCTTTTGGGCTTCAAGACCCAGTACGATACAATTGAGCAAATGGCCGGGAGGGAGGAATGATGAAAATAGTCGTATGTGTCAAGCAGGTCCCCGCGACCACGGACGCAAAGATAGATCCGGAGACCAAGAGAATAGTCCGCGAAGGGACCAAGGCCGTCCTGAACCCCTTTGACCTTTACGCCGTGGAGGAAGCCATCCGTATCCGCGAACGGGCGGGAGGAGAGGTCATCGCTCTTTCCATGGGGCCGGAAAACGCAAAGAATTCGCTCACAGAGGCCTTGTCCATGGGGGCCGACAGGGCTGTCCTCTTGTGCGACAGGCAGTTCGGCGGCTCCGATACCTGGGCCACCGGCTACGCCCTTTCCCGGGCCATAGAGACCATAGGGGGAGTCGGGCTGGTGATCTGCGGCAAACAGGCGGTGGACGGCGATACCGCCCAGGTGGGTCCCGGCATCGCAGCAAGGCTGGATATTATGCAGGCGGCCTGCGTGTCCGCTGTGGAAGAGCTCGGATCCGATCATATCACGGTCTCAAGAATGAACGAAAACGGGTACGACCGGCTCCGGCTCCGGCTCCCGGCTCTCATTACGTTGGTCAAGGATATAAACATGCCCCGGATCCCCACTCTGAAGAATGCGCTCAAGGCGAGACAGGCGGAGATCACGGTCTGGACTCCCGGCGACATAGGCGCCGAGCCCGGCCTGATAGGCCTGAACGCTTCGCCTACCCGGGTGGTGAAAACAGAGCCCCCCGCCGTGAGGAACTCCGTAACGATGAACATAGGGGGAGAGCCTGCCGAGGCGGCCAAAGCTCTTGCAGATGAGCTGTTGGGCCGCGGGCTGCTGTAAGGAGAAAATCGCTATGAAAATGCAAAACGAGCAGGACAAACGCTCCTGGAAAAACGTATGGACCGTTGCCGAGACCGCAGACGGCGCCATCCACCCGGTCTCATATGAGCTCCTGGGGGCGGCCCGGAGGCTGGCGGATGCCCGGGGCGGCGAAGTCTGGACCGTGGCTCTCGGCAGCGGCCACGAAGGCGAAGCCGGTTCCCTGTTCGCCTATGGCGCGGACAAGGTCATACTCATAGACGACAGCCGTCTGGGAGCTTTTAACGACGAGCTGGAATGCAATATCCTCGAGCGTATGGTAAGGAAATATATGCCGGAGACAGTGCTGTGCGCCGCCACCTCCCGGGGGCGGGCGCTGATGCCCAGGCTGGCCGGCAAGCTCCACGCAGGGCTTACCGCCGACTGTACGGGGCTGGCTATCGATCCCGACAACGGAGATCTGCTGCAGACCCGGCCCGCCTTCGGGGGCAACATCATGGCCACCATCAGAAGCAGCGAATACCGCCCGCAGATGGCCACGGTCCGCCCCAGAGTCATGGCCGCCCCCGAGCCGCAACAGGGCAGGACCGGCAAGATCATAAGGGAGACCGTTCTTCCGGGAGATACTCTCAACGTCAAGGAGATCCTGCAGAGCGTCCGTCGGCAGGAGGCTGCCGCGAGCCTGGGGGACGCCCGCATCATTGTGTCCGGGGGACGCGCCATGAAGGGGCCGGAGGGCTTCAGGCTGCTGGAGCGCTTTGCCTCGCTTATAGGAGGCGCCGTGGGGGCCAGCCGGGCTGCGGTGGACAACGGCTGGATAGCCTATCCGCATCAGGTGGGGCAGACCGGCGCCACGGTGCAGACGGACGTCTATATCGCCTGCGGTATCTCCGGACAGATACAGCACCTCATAGGGATGCAGTCCTGCAAGACCATTATCGCCATAGATATTGACGATACCACCCCCATGATGAAGTTAGCGGATATTGCGGTGAAGGGCGATCTGTTTGAGATAATACCCGCAGTCATGAAGGAGCTTGAGGCCCGGAAAAACCAAGAGACAAACCGCTGACTTTGGTCGGATAAAAGAAAAAAGGAGAAACTATTATGCTTATTATAGGAGAAAAACTGAACGGAGCCATCAAGTCGGTGGCGGAGGCTATCAAAAACAGAGACGGAGAGTTCGTCAGGGACCTGGCTTCCCGGCAGCTGGCCTGCAGGGCCGACTATCTGGATATTTGCTCCGGGGTGCCGGATGAAGACGCAGAAGTGCTGAAATGGATGATCGGGCTCATACAGGAGGAGCATCCGGAGGCGCGCTTCAGCCTGGACAGCCCCTCGCCGGACACCATCCTGGAGTGTATCCCACTGTGCAAAAATCCCGGGATGATCAACTCGGTGTCCCTGGAGGGAGACAAGCTGGACAGGATCTTTTCGGCAGTCAGGGACATGAAGGAATGGAAGATCGTGGCCCTGCTTCTGGACGAGACGGGAATGCCCGAGTCGGTGGAAAAAAGGGTGGACAGCTTTCACAGGATCATGGACAAGGTGAAGGAGTTCGGCATAGACCCGGACAGGATCTGGTTCGATCCCCTGGTGTTCACCGTGGGTACCTCTCCCGACAGCTTTCTGAACTTTGTAGGCGCGGCGGACAGGATACTTGAGGAATACCCGGACGCCCACATAGTCAGCGGCCTGTCCAATATCTCCTACGGCCTGCCCTACAGAAAAGCCGTGAACCACGCTTTTCTGATCGGAGCCATGATGCACGGTATGGACGGCGCTATCATGGACCCTCTTAACAGAGATATGCTGGGAGGCTTGTTCGCCGCCGAGGCTCTGCTGGGCAGGGACGAATACTGCATCGAATACCTGACCGCCTACAGAGAGGACCTGTTCGGAGTGAAGAAATAGACGGCCGCCCTGCGGAACAAGAAGAGCGGCGCATACGCTGCGCCGCTGCCTGCCGCAATAAAAAACCGCCGGATATTCCGGCGGTTTTTGGCTTTTATACGTTCTCCGGGTGAGGCGTCTTGCCGCCCACTCTCTTGCGCATGATGCCCAGGAACAGCCAGACCAGTATGATGCCGGCCGCCAGGCCGATGGCCCAGTTCTTCACAAAGCCCGCTATCACAAAGGATACAAAGCTGACGGCCGCTACGGACAGGGCGTAGGGGAACTGGGTGGTCACGTGGTCGATGTGTTTGATCTGGGCTCCTGCGGAGGACATGACCGTGGTATCGGATATGGGTGAGCAGTGGTCGCCGCACACGGCGCCTGCCAGACAGGCGGAGATGCCGATGATGAGCAGCGGGTCGCCCACCTTAAAGGCTGCCATGACTACGGGGATCATCAGGCCGAAGGTGCCCCAGGAGGTGCCTGTGGCAAAGGCCAGCGCCACCGATACTACGAATATGACTGCGGGCAGCATGTTAAAGAGGCCGGTGGAGGCGCCCATCATCAGGTGCTGGACGAAATCCGCGGCGCCCAGCGAGCCGGTGATGTTCTTCAGACCGGTGGCCAGGGTGAGGATCATAATGGAGGGTACCATGGCGGCAAAGCCCTTGGGTATGCAGTCCATTATTTCCCGGAAGGGGATGGTCCTGCGGATCAGGAAATATATCATGGAAAGGATAAAGGCTGCAAGGCTGCCCATAGGGAGCGCTATGAAAGCGTCGGTGTTGCCGAAGGCGGCGATGATGCTGCCCATATTTTCAGTGCCCGTCCAGGGGGTCTTGCCGTAATAGCCGCCGCAGTAGAGCATGGCCACGAAGCAGATTATTATCAATACTATGACGGGCAGTATCAGGTCGATGACCTTGCCCTTGGTATCGGTCACTTCGGTCTCGGGGGCGTCTTCGCCTCCCAGATCGCCGGCGAGAGCCTTTTCCTGGGCTTCCTTCATCTTGCCGTAGTCAAAGTCCATGGTGGTGATGATCAGGATGAAGACCAGGGTCAGCAGCGAATAAAAGTTGTAGGGTATGGCCTGGATAAACAGCTGGATGCCGGATATGCCGCTGCCCATATCGTCAGCCACGCCGGAAACGGCGGCGGCCCAGGAGGATATGGGCGCTATCATACATATGGGCGCCGCGGTGGCGTCTATGAGGTAGGACAGCTTTGCCCGGGATATCCTGTAGCGGTCCGTGACGGAGCGCATGACGGATCCCACGGTGAGACAGTTGAAATAGTCGTCTATGAATATCAGCACGCCCAGAGCAAAGGTGGACAGCCCCGCCCCTATCCTGGACTTGATCTTTTTCTTTACCGACACGCCGAAGGCCTGGCTGCCGCCGGACTTGTTGAGCATCATCACCATGCTTCCCAGGATCACCAGGAAGATGGAGATGCCCGCCAGATCGGCCACGGGCTCGGACAAGCCCTTTATCGCTATGGTGTTAAAAGATTCTACGGGGTTGAAGCCGTTTGCCAGAAGGGCGCCTACTACTATGCCGCAGAAGAGGGAGGAATACACCTCTTTGGTCAGCAGGGCCAGAAAAATTGCTATCAGGGCAGGCAATATCGCCCAGAAAGTTCCATCCATTTAATCAGTCTCCTTTGAACGGATTTATAGCGGCCCGGGTAATGGAAACGCCCGGACAGATCGCATTAACAATCAATTCTATTATAGCAGTTTTCGGCCGTTTTGCAAAACCCGTATACGTATTTATGCGCCGAAAAAATTTTTGCCTTGGGTGTATAAACGGGTTGTATGCTATAATATAAATAGTATTGATACGGAGTTGAATTATGATAGACGGATTGAAAACAGGCTTGCTGATCAACGGCTCCTATGCCGGCATGGAGCTCAGCGGCATCTGCAGCGATATGAAAGAGACCGGCTACGACGCCGTAGAGCTTCTGTGGTCCCCGGGCAACGTGGCCTCCATGAAGGCCGTGGCCGAAAAGGCGGGGCTGGAGGTCTCGGAGATAGTCCTGCAGCAGGACTACATCACCCGGGATCCCGCCGACGCCGCGCGGAACCTGAGCATTTCCCTGGACTGCATCGCGGAATGCGCCGACGCCGGCGTGGACACAGTCAACGTCTTTTCCGGTCCCGCCCCCTGGATCCCCGACCCGGTCATAGTGGGAAAGGACATCTCCCAGGGCGAAGCCTGGAGACGGCTGTTTGCGGCCTTTGACGAGCTGGTCCCCTGCGCCGAGGAGAACGGGGTGTATCTGGCTCTGGAGGGGGTGTGGTGCCATCTGTGCCACGACTTCTTTACCTCCAAATATCTGGTGGACCGGTACCGGAGCGAATACCTGGGCGTGAACTTTGACCCCTCCCACGACATAGTCAGCAACAATACGGACGTGGACTTTCTCATAAAGGGCTGGGGAAAGGCCATAAAGCACATACACCTGAAGGACGCCGCGGGCATGATGGAGCCGGGCAGATTCGTATTTCCTCTGCTGGGCGAGGGCTTTGTGGACTGGAAGGCCTTCCGCAGGGCCCTGGACGATATATGCTATGCCGGCGTGTGCTCCGTGGAGTTTGAATCCGCGGGCTATCTGGTCAATTATTGCGGCGGCGATCTGAGGCAGGCGGCCCGTCTGTCCTTTGACATATTGAAAAAACTCCTAAGGAAGGAATAGCCATGGAAAAAGATCTCAAGGTATTGATGGTAGGCTGCGGCGCCATATCCTTTGTATGGTTTGAAGCCTTTGTCAAGCGCACCGACTGCCATATAGCAGGCGTGGTGGACATCAACAAACAGATGGCGCAGGAAAGAGCCGCCCAATACGGCCTCACCTGTCCCGTGTTCGACGATTTTGACACGGCCTTTGCGGCGGTGAAGCCGGACATAGTGGTGGACCTGACCTTTCCCTTCTGTCATCACGACATCACGGTCAAGAGCCTCCGGGGCGGCGCCCACGTCTTCGGCGAAAAGCCCATGTGTCTGGACAGAGACGAGGCTCAGGACATGGTGCGGACAGCCGAGGAGACCGGCATGGTGTACAACGTGCACCAGAACCGCCGCAGCATGAAGGGCACCCGGGCCCTGAGAAAGGCCATCTCCGAGGGCCGGCTGGGCAAGATATGGATGACCTGCTGCGAGATATACGTGAACAGCGACCTCTCCAGCATCCGCAACACTCTGCCCTATCCCATGCTCCAGGACCAGGCCGTCCACAGCTTTGACAGCTGCCGGTTCATTCTGGGGGCGGACGCCGAGGCGGTCTATTGCCACAGCTACAATCCTCCCGGCTCCAAATACAACGGCGACGGCTCCGGCTGCTGCATCTTTGACATGTCCGACGGCTCCACCCTGGTGTTCAACGCCGTCATGGACACGGACTACATGAATACTCCCTGGCACTCCCAGTTCAGAGTCATAGGCGAGATGGGGACCGCGGTCTGGGACGGCAGGGAGGACACTCTCCCTCAGGCCGAGCTGCGGCAGCCCGACGGCAGCATCCTGAAGACGGAGCTGGAGCCCGGCGACGACTGGAACGGCCTCATGTTCCATGAGTGCGGCGTGGAGGAAATGATGACCGCCCTCAAGGAGGGCAAGACCTACCACGGCTGCGGCAAGGACAACTACAAGAGCATCGCCATGACCTTTTCGTCCATAGACAGCATCAAGGCCGGCGGCAAGGTGAAGGTGTGGTAATATGACAATAGTGAAAAGATTTTGTCTGGCTGCGGCGCTGCTGCTCTGCTGCGCCGCCCTCTTTGCCCAGGAGCAGTCCATCCCCAACCTGCAAAGCGGAGACGTCAGGAACCTCCAGAGGCTCACAGCTGTCACCGACTGGCTCTACGGGATACCCGGCGGCGATTTTGAAAAGGCGGTGTTCCCCGACGTGTATTGGGGCAGCGCGGCCACGAGAGTGTCCGTGATCCCCTTTTACAACAGGGAGCACCTGTTCCGGACCTTTCCCTTTGACGAAGACCTGCCCCTGAAGGTGTGGGGCTCCATGAAGGTGGACAACGTCCGCTGGTTTGACAAGGACCAGAAGGAAGTGACCAAGCCCAATGGCTACGGCCGCTACACCGCTTACGTGGAGGCGGACATACCTGGCCTCGGCGCGGCCAAACGGCTGTTTTTGCCCATATTCGTATATGACAACGCCGACAGGAACTGGTGGGAAAAGCTGAACGTGCCCTGGAGAAACGGCTATTTCGATCCCTCCTATCCCAACTTTGCCGAGATAGACCCCAAGGTGTGGCATGACGGCGCCCCGGAGATACGGGACGCCTACGCCGAAGGCATCTGGAACTGGTTCTATTCGCCCCGGGGCGCGGAGCTCCTGGGGACCCTGGCAGAGGGTTACAAGGCTGACCCCAAGCAGCCCGGGCAGCTCAACAGCATAGCCTGCAGGAACGCCGAATACTACCTGAAGCTGAAGCTCAAGGTGCTGCGGCTGACCCCCAAGGGCCTCAGAGAGCCTCAGTATCTGGAGAAAAAGGCTCCCGTCCTCCACAAGGGCTCCCTGAAGGACGCCGGCGTGACCCAGAAGGACCTGAAAAAGCTGAAGGAGTCCCTGACCGTGTGGCAAAAGGCCGTGGAATACGGCTTTCAGGTGGTCATGGCCCGCCACGGAGTGGTGGTGCTGGACGAGGTGTATCCCGGCAAGCGTGACAAGGAGCTGCTGGGCTTCAGGGTGGCAAAGGACAGCAAGCTGGAGATAGCCTCCCTGACCAAGCTGCACTCCGGGCTGCTGCTGGCCCAGTTCCTGGACCAGGGGCTCATAGGCCTGGACGACAAGGCCTCCACGTATCTGCCCGATTTTCCCATCAGCGACAAGGTGATCACCATCCGCATGCTGAACAACCATACCACCGGCCTCTCCGGCCACGGCAATTTTGACGGTCTGGCCAATCCCTTCCTGGAGACGGACGAGATGATAGGCAAGCAGTTCCTGAAGCCGGGCCTGGTGTCCAACTACAACGGCATGGGCTTTGACCTGTCCGGCAAGATCATGGAGGCTGTCAGCGGCAAGAGCATATACAGGCTGTTCCAGGAAAACTTTTTCCTGCCTCTGGGCAACAAGGACACCTACATCACCGACATGGGCTACGGTCTCCACTGCACCGCCATGGATATGGCCCGGATAGGCCAGCTGATGCTGAACAAGGGCTCCTACGGCGACAGGCGCTTTTTCTCCCCGGAGACCTTTGACAAGCTGACCCCCATCCCCATCAACACCTTTGAGCCCGACGTGCAGAAGGGCGCCGACAACATGTGGGAGTACGGAGTAGGCATGATGGTGGGCGACTACGGTCTGGGCCCCGTGCTCACTCACGGCTCCGCCACCGGCTCCATCCTGCTGGTGGACCCCGGGAGAGACATGGTGTTTGCCATGGCCCGCTACGACTCCGCAGGCTATGAGAACTGCGCCGGCGTATATAAGGCTCTGGCAGACATGATGAGGGATGCAAAATAGAAAATATCGCAGATAATTTGTTTTTTCTGCCGAATGTGCTATAATATATATGTATGTTTGGTTTTGGAGGACATCGTGAAAAAGCTGAACGAACCTAGGGTCTTTGTGCCCATTCTCATTTTGGCAGTGCTGGCTCTGCTGGTCAGCGCAGGTCGTTTCAAGAAGAGCAGCGCCGCCAGGGACAGCATCTATCTGGACGAAAAGGACCAAAAGGAGATGACAGAGGCCTTCAGGGACGGCTCGGCCTATGAGGGCGGAGCCACCGTTCCGACTCCTCCTGCCGCTCCGGCCCCGCCTCCGGGGCAGTGACAGGCAGACGTATCGAGGGAGGTGTTTATGCGAGGTCTCAACAGCCCCAGGCTGGCCATCCTGCTGATGATGGTGGCCTGTGTGTGCATCCATTACAGCATAAGGATCACCGACAAGATCACCTTTAAGGAAGCCAAAAAAAGCATTGTTTTGACCAAGGAAGAGCAGGCGGGTATGGTCCGCGCCTTTGCGGACGGGTCGGCCTACACGTCGGGAGCCACTTCGCCTCCCAGACCCACGCCGCCCTCAGTCTCTCCTGCGCCCTGACACAGGATCTTGGGCCGCAAGGCCTGATATACAAATCACTACAGAAGCATGAGGTTACAAAATGCAAAAATTCAATGACCCTAAGATCGCGATCATCCTTGTCGTGGTAGCTGCGGCTCTCATCTTTGCCAGCGTCAAGTTTACCAAGAAGGTAAACCACTCCGATGCCAAGAGCAGCATCTATCTGGACGAAAAGGACCAGGAAGATATGATCAAGGCGTTCCAGGACGGCTCTGCATATTCCGTGCAGCCCGGCAATCCCAGCGCGGCTCAGCCTGCTGCTCCTGCGCCCGGTCAGTAGCTTTTTTCAGGGCGGGGATACCCCGCCCGTCCACATCATCAGAGAACATCCTGCCGGACTTCCGGACAGCATAATAGCAGGTCGCTTTTGGGGACAGCGTGCCCTACAAAGAGCGACCGGGTGTCTGTACTCTTTGCCGGCAGGCATGGATATCATCACGTAACACAGGAGCTTATTATGAAAAAGCTGAACAAACCCTGGCTGGCCGCTGTGCTGCTCGTAGTGGCTGCCATTCTCATCTATGCCAGCGTCAAGTGGACCAACAAGGTCACCTACAAGACCGGCAGAGACAGCATATATCTGAACAAAGAAGATCAGGAAGAGATGATCAAGGCGTTTCAGGACGGCTCGGCATATACCTCCGGCGCCGCCGGAAGCGGGCCCGCGCCCACC contains the following coding sequences:
- a CDS encoding methylenetetrahydrofolate reductase, which encodes METNNTLRGTSAFHVEIIPPKQDSVKLEDDLRLFAAKFERVMASGFTASITDNAMGLLAFQGHETIEELGLEPRPGQVLIHLNTFHTKETLDEILETCLRLGIGSVLAISGDGSPRLPKLKPEDVEARGTEAVTSVELIRYIRRHYPSFTVGAAFNPYEPEEHEFDKLDRKLEAGASFVITQPIIGKNAVVDRVLANYPELPVTVEAWMSKKLYLLSDVVGYPIPEDAVFDPIDTLRQLREIYPSCGSYLSLLGFKTQYDTIEQMAGREE
- a CDS encoding electron transfer flavoprotein subunit beta/FixA family protein; this translates as MKIVVCVKQVPATTDAKIDPETKRIVREGTKAVLNPFDLYAVEEAIRIRERAGGEVIALSMGPENAKNSLTEALSMGADRAVLLCDRQFGGSDTWATGYALSRAIETIGGVGLVICGKQAVDGDTAQVGPGIAARLDIMQAACVSAVEELGSDHITVSRMNENGYDRLRLRLPALITLVKDINMPRIPTLKNALKARQAEITVWTPGDIGAEPGLIGLNASPTRVVKTEPPAVRNSVTMNIGGEPAEAAKALADELLGRGLL
- a CDS encoding electron transfer flavoprotein subunit alpha/FixB family protein, with protein sequence MKMQNEQDKRSWKNVWTVAETADGAIHPVSYELLGAARRLADARGGEVWTVALGSGHEGEAGSLFAYGADKVILIDDSRLGAFNDELECNILERMVRKYMPETVLCAATSRGRALMPRLAGKLHAGLTADCTGLAIDPDNGDLLQTRPAFGGNIMATIRSSEYRPQMATVRPRVMAAPEPQQGRTGKIIRETVLPGDTLNVKEILQSVRRQEAAASLGDARIIVSGGRAMKGPEGFRLLERFASLIGGAVGASRAAVDNGWIAYPHQVGQTGATVQTDVYIACGISGQIQHLIGMQSCKTIIAIDIDDTTPMMKLADIAVKGDLFEIIPAVMKELEARKNQETNR
- a CDS encoding dihydropteroate synthase, giving the protein MLIIGEKLNGAIKSVAEAIKNRDGEFVRDLASRQLACRADYLDICSGVPDEDAEVLKWMIGLIQEEHPEARFSLDSPSPDTILECIPLCKNPGMINSVSLEGDKLDRIFSAVRDMKEWKIVALLLDETGMPESVEKRVDSFHRIMDKVKEFGIDPDRIWFDPLVFTVGTSPDSFLNFVGAADRILEEYPDAHIVSGLSNISYGLPYRKAVNHAFLIGAMMHGMDGAIMDPLNRDMLGGLFAAEALLGRDEYCIEYLTAYREDLFGVKK
- a CDS encoding Na+/H+ antiporter NhaC family protein, which translates into the protein MDGTFWAILPALIAIFLALLTKEVYSSLFCGIVVGALLANGFNPVESFNTIAIKGLSEPVADLAGISIFLVILGSMVMMLNKSGGSQAFGVSVKKKIKSRIGAGLSTFALGVLIFIDDYFNCLTVGSVMRSVTDRYRISRAKLSYLIDATAAPICMIAPISSWAAAVSGVADDMGSGISGIQLFIQAIPYNFYSLLTLVFILIITTMDFDYGKMKEAQEKALAGDLGGEDAPETEVTDTKGKVIDLILPVIVLIIICFVAMLYCGGYYGKTPWTGTENMGSIIAAFGNTDAFIALPMGSLAAFILSMIYFLIRRTIPFREIMDCIPKGFAAMVPSIMILTLATGLKNITGSLGAADFVQHLMMGASTGLFNMLPAVIFVVSVALAFATGTSWGTFGLMIPVVMAAFKVGDPLLIIGISACLAGAVCGDHCSPISDTTVMSSAGAQIKHIDHVTTQFPYALSVAAVSFVSFVIAGFVKNWAIGLAAGIILVWLFLGIMRKRVGGKTPHPENV
- a CDS encoding sugar phosphate isomerase/epimerase; translated protein: MIDGLKTGLLINGSYAGMELSGICSDMKETGYDAVELLWSPGNVASMKAVAEKAGLEVSEIVLQQDYITRDPADAARNLSISLDCIAECADAGVDTVNVFSGPAPWIPDPVIVGKDISQGEAWRRLFAAFDELVPCAEENGVYLALEGVWCHLCHDFFTSKYLVDRYRSEYLGVNFDPSHDIVSNNTDVDFLIKGWGKAIKHIHLKDAAGMMEPGRFVFPLLGEGFVDWKAFRRALDDICYAGVCSVEFESAGYLVNYCGGDLRQAARLSFDILKKLLRKE
- a CDS encoding Gfo/Idh/MocA family oxidoreductase, which encodes MEKDLKVLMVGCGAISFVWFEAFVKRTDCHIAGVVDINKQMAQERAAQYGLTCPVFDDFDTAFAAVKPDIVVDLTFPFCHHDITVKSLRGGAHVFGEKPMCLDRDEAQDMVRTAEETGMVYNVHQNRRSMKGTRALRKAISEGRLGKIWMTCCEIYVNSDLSSIRNTLPYPMLQDQAVHSFDSCRFILGADAEAVYCHSYNPPGSKYNGDGSGCCIFDMSDGSTLVFNAVMDTDYMNTPWHSQFRVIGEMGTAVWDGREDTLPQAELRQPDGSILKTELEPGDDWNGLMFHECGVEEMMTALKEGKTYHGCGKDNYKSIAMTFSSIDSIKAGGKVKVW
- a CDS encoding beta-lactamase family protein, with translation MTIVKRFCLAAALLLCCAALFAQEQSIPNLQSGDVRNLQRLTAVTDWLYGIPGGDFEKAVFPDVYWGSAATRVSVIPFYNREHLFRTFPFDEDLPLKVWGSMKVDNVRWFDKDQKEVTKPNGYGRYTAYVEADIPGLGAAKRLFLPIFVYDNADRNWWEKLNVPWRNGYFDPSYPNFAEIDPKVWHDGAPEIRDAYAEGIWNWFYSPRGAELLGTLAEGYKADPKQPGQLNSIACRNAEYYLKLKLKVLRLTPKGLREPQYLEKKAPVLHKGSLKDAGVTQKDLKKLKESLTVWQKAVEYGFQVVMARHGVVVLDEVYPGKRDKELLGFRVAKDSKLEIASLTKLHSGLLLAQFLDQGLIGLDDKASTYLPDFPISDKVITIRMLNNHTTGLSGHGNFDGLANPFLETDEMIGKQFLKPGLVSNYNGMGFDLSGKIMEAVSGKSIYRLFQENFFLPLGNKDTYITDMGYGLHCTAMDMARIGQLMLNKGSYGDRRFFSPETFDKLTPIPINTFEPDVQKGADNMWEYGVGMMVGDYGLGPVLTHGSATGSILLVDPGRDMVFAMARYDSAGYENCAGVYKALADMMRDAK